CCATAGAATTTTGTCTATTTCCTGAATATTTTGTGCGTAATGATACTACTTCAGCAGACAATTCCATGGATTTCGCTGAAATATGGAAAGTTTTTGATTATATTAACCAAACCAGCTGAGCTCGCAAAGAAAATGAGGTGCGGTATAAGAAAgtgatgaaaaaatgaaaacatttttctattttttgaaaattgtcgAATTGGCGACGGGACTAGGATGAGCATTGTAACTCACCGCTAGATTTTCGCCCAGCAAtcttatattttgaattttcagcAGGAAATTCCCCAGATGCATCTGAAAAACGAAAGTATAGTAGGTCATTGAAAAATAAACTGTATGCTGCTTAGAACATACGTTTCAAATTTGGTTTGCTAAGTAGATATCTTGAATCTTTATAATTTCCTGAAACGTGATGAATTTTTAGTGGTTAAATTAAGGCTCATATTAGTAATTCATGGATTGATAACAAAGAAGAAAGAAATAAAAGAGTGATGAAAAAATAATGGAATCTTTcttcaatttgaaaatgaacaaatTGGTGACGGAACTAGGATCTGAATGGTTTGACTCTGATGATATCCAAATTATATTGGCACTGATTTGTTGAGGGTCAGGTGAGCTAGATTCATCAAACATTGGTTTTCGCCCATTACTGATtgagaattgaaaatttgaatgaaaaattgtgaattcGATCGAAGTATTTTGAGACTTACTCTTCGGTTTTAACCTATCGATTACAGATTTTTTACTGGATGGAGGCAATTTATTTGCTGATTCCTTATATTTCTCTGAaacatgaaaaatgattttgtaCTATCTAGTGGTATGGCCactgaataaaaacaaaacaagaaACTATTCtcttctattcaaaatattcgaATTGGTGCCGAAGCAAGGACATCCTCACATAAATTAAACTGACGGTTGAGAATGTTAACGTTGTAATTTATTCCCGCTGTAGATTGAAAGGTACTTATATTATTCAACTTACTCTTACTCTTCCAAACTTTACTAGAATATTTCGATTCTTCCGAATCCTCACTGAGGTTATCTATTATTTCTGGAATGAGAAGAAAAAGGAATTGTacatataataatgaaataattaccGTCTGAATCCTGAACTGttcgaaatttcatttctgttgATTCAACATGAGTGGGAATTAAGGAATCTTTCATGGTCCCTAAAATCAAGAAAATATTCACATCTTactttcatatatttttcaatGTTAGGTATATTGTCTGAAAAAAAGATTTCTGACTTACTTTTCGAAGAAGGATTGACATTTCTTGACGCCAAGTTATTATTTCTATTTCCAGGTTCTATAATTTTATATAATCGTAATTATGATGGAACTGAATGAACAAAAATCACTTACTCTTTTTATAAAAAACTCGATGTTTCGGTTTTGGGGATACTACGTTATCAACCTCTTTGTTATTTGCAGTCGAATctgaaacttttattttttctgtttttttcttaCCCTCTGATTCAGGTTTTTTTGTAGCCACAACCTCATCATCCCCTTGATCTGCGTTCAAAAAACCTGTAATAATTGTAATTGTATCAACAAAAAGAACAATTCAATCTGGTATGTTTCAATCATGCTTTAAAAAAATTCCACACGGACAACATAGTGCTTTTTTTACTCACTCTTCCAATTCTCTTTGAATGAGGGATTTCTACTCCATTTAAGTTTATTCATCATTCCTGGAAGGttatgaaataataaataaaatggaaattaatatacCTCGTAGATATATTCCgaggaaaaataatgaaatatgaaGTGTTGACATATTGTTACTATATCAAGTCTCAAATAAACTAATTTTGTTCGCAAAAGATCATTTTGAAGAAATATGAGAAAATTGTGAGGAAAAATTATTACCAACCTTTTGAATTCTTTCTTTCTGGAATCTGGTCTTTATCGATTGCTTCTGGAAGTTTGgaagaattttctgaaattgataAATATCGTCGAAATATTACACATTCCATGCAAACAGAGAATTTTTTATTACCCACCCTTTGGTCTCGGATTTTGGACTGAATATTTCGATCTTGATCGTGTTACCTTATCATAATCGTTTTCATCAGGTCTTTGTTTGCGCCCTAAAATACATAGTATGTCAGTATTCTTGACTTTGAAACAAATTTTATTACGCAAGGAAAGAGAGTCACTAGCATTTCTCCATTATCTGTATCAAACACCTATTTTGCAGGTAGAAAAATATCCTTAATTGACTTTCTAGGTTTATTGTTTAATATGTTCAGAATgtatttttatgagttttttcattgaaataatgtGAAACACAAATAATGTTCTCAAATCATTTTCAAATGGTTGATTGATTAGGtatacttgtttttttttttcaaagtataGATGTTTTCATCATAGGAGTAACTTACGGGATTTAACAGTtggataaaaattttcaattatctgtattttttttctgtttttttcttaCCCTCTGATTCAGGTTTTTTTGATGCCACATCCTCATCATTCCCTAGACCTGCTTTCAATAAACCTGTAATATTTGTAATTGTATCAACAAAAAGAATAATTCAATCTGGTATGTTCGAATCATGCTTTAAAAAAATTCCACAAGGACAACATAATGCTTTTTTACTCACTCTTCCAATTCTCTTCGAATGAGGGATTTCTAACCCATTTAAGTTTATTCATCTTTCCTGGAAGGttatgaaataataaataaaatggaaattaatatacCTAGTATATATTCCgaggaaaataatgaaatatgaaGGATTGACATTGTTTCTATATCAAGTCTCAAATAAACTAATTTTGTTCGCAAAAGATCACTTTGAACGAATATGAGAAGAATGTGAGGAAAAAGTATTACTAACCTTTTGAATTCTTTCTATCTGGAATCTGGTCTTTATCCATTGCTTCTGGAAGTTTGgaagaattttctgaaattgataCATATCATCGATATATCACATATTCCATACAAACAGAGAATTTTTTATTACCCACCCTTTGGTCTTGGATTTTGGACTAAATATTTCGATCTTGATCGTGTTACCTTATCATAATCGTTTTCATCAGGTCTTTGTTTGGGCCCTAAAAAATATAGTATGTCAGTATTCTTGAAGTTGAAACAAATTTTATTACGCAAGGAAAGAAAGTCACTAGCATTTCTCCATTATCTGTATCAACACCTTTTTTGCAGGTAGAAAAATATCTGTAATTGACAGTTTATTGTTTAATGTTCAGAATgtatttttatgagttttttcattgaaacaaTGTGAAACACAATTAATGTTCTCGAATCATTTTCAAATAGTTGATTGATTCGGTatacttgattttttttcaaaatacctaatgaaaaaattcgaaGTTTTGTCATAGGAGTACCTAGAGTGATGAAACCTAAGGTTGGATAAACATTGTCCCTAATCTGTTGTTTTTCACTTACCACTTGAATCAGGTTTTTTTGGTACCACATCCTCTGGTATCTGATGTTGGACCGAATATTTCAATGCTGATCGTGCTTTTATACCATAATCCTTTTTAGGTCTTTGTTTGTCCCCTACGAAAAAGacatataatattaataaaaatataCTAGAGTATATTCAGCGAAAAAATGATTATTACCCACCCTTTGGTTTCAGATTTTGGACCGAATATTTCGATGCTGATCGTGCTTTTATACCATAATCCTTTTTAAGTCTTTCTTTGGCCCCTACGAAAAAGACATGCTTTATATAACACCTCAATAACATCACTAAATACCTCGAAATACATACAGagctaaaatttcaaattcatttcatccctataatgaaaacaaaattgTTAATCGCAATAAAAGTTGTTAATCACTCACCATCCATTTTTTTAACAGCTCTATAATTTGGATATGCCCTCTCAGGACTTCCTTCAACCTCCACAGATTCTTCATTCAAATCCTCAGGTATTCCTTTCAACATAACATCATTCTTTTTCATCTTCTTCGGGTATTCTTCTATCTTCCCAGCTTTTCCTTCCTCCTCTTCTGAACTTGCGTCCGCCCTTTCAGGACTTTCTTCTACCTCCACAGATTCTTCATTTATATTCTCAGGTGATCCTTTAAACATAACATAATTCTTTTTCATCTTCTTCGGGTATTCTTCTTTCTTCCCAGATTTTCCTTCCTCCTCTTCTGAACTTGCGTCCGCCCTCTCAGGACTTTCTTTTACCTCCACAGATTCTTCATTTATATTCTCAGGTGATCCTTTAAACATAACATAATTCTTTTTCATCTTCTTCGGGTATTCTTCTATCTTCTTAGATTTTCCTTCTTTCTCTTCTGAACTTGCGTCCGCCCTCTCAGGACTTTCTTCTACCTCCACAGATTCTTCATTTATATTCTCAGGTGATCCTTTAAACATAACATAATTCTTTTTCGTCTTCTTCGGGTATTCTTCTTTCTTCCCAGATTTTCCTTCCTCCTCTTCTGAACTTGCGTCCGCCCTCTCAGGACTTTCTTTTACCTCCACAGATTCTTCATTTATATTCTCAGGTGATCCTTTAAACATTACATAATTCTTTTTCATCTTCTTCGGGTATTCTTCTTTCTTTCCAGATTTTCCTTCCTCCTCTTCTGAACTTGCGTCTGCCCTCTCAGGACTTTCTTCTACCTCCACAGATTCTTCATTTATCTTCTCAGGTGATCCTTTAAACATAACATAATTCTTTTTCATCTTCTTCGGGTATTCTTCTTTCTTCCCAGATTTTCCTTCCTCCTCTTCTGAACTTGCGTCCGCCCTCTCAGGACTTTCTTTTACTTCCACAGATTCTTCATTTATATTCTCAGGTGATCCTTTAAACATAACATAATTCTTTTTCATCTTCTTCGGGTATTCTTCTATCTTCTGAGATTTTCCTTCTTTCTCTTCTGAACTTGCGTCCGCCCTCTCAGGACTTTCTTCTACCTCCACAGATTCTTTATTTATATTCTCAGGTGATCCTTTAAACATAACATAATTCTTTTTCATCTTCTTCGGGTATTCTTCTATCTTCTTAGATTTTCCTTCTTTCTCTTCTGAACTTGCGTCCGCCCTCTCAGGACTTTCTTCTACATCCACAGATTCTTCATTTATATTCTCAGGTGATCCTTTAAACATAACATAATTCTTTTTCGTCTTCTTCGGGTATTCTTCTATCTTCTTAGATTTTCCTTCTTTCTGTTCTGAACTTGCGTCCGCCCTCTCAGGACTTTCTTCTACCTCCACAGATTCTTCATTTATATTCTCAGGTGATCCTTTAAACATAACATAATTCTTTTTCATCTTCTTCGGGTATTCTTCTAACTTCTTAGATTTTCCTTCTTTCTGTTCTGAACTTGCGTCCGCCCTCTCAGGACTTTCTTCTACCTCCACAGATTCTTCATTTATATTCTCAGGTGATCCTTTAAACATAACATAATTCTTTTTCATCTTCTTCGGGTATTCTTCTATCTTCTTAGATTTTCCTTCTTTCTCTTCTGAACTTGCGTCCGCCCTCTCAGGACTTTCTTCTACCTCCACAGATTCTTCATTTATATTCTCAGGTGATCCTTTAAACATAACATAATTCTTTTTCGTCTTCTTCGGGTATTCTTCTATCTTCTTAGATTTTCCTTCTTTCTGTTCTGAACTTGCGTCCGCCCTCTGAGGACTTTCTTCTACCTCCACAGATTCTTCATTTATATTCTCAGGTGATCCTTTAAACATAACATAATTCTTTTTCATCTTCTTCGGGTATTCTTCTATCTTCACAGATTTTTCTTCCACCACTTCTGAACTTGCGTCCGGCCTCTCGGGGCTTTCTTTTACCTCTACAGATTCTTCATTTATATTCTGAGGTATTCCTTTCAACATAATATCATTCTTTCTCATCTTCTTCGGATATTCTTCTATCTTCACAGATTTTTCTTCCACCACTTCTGAACTTGCGTCCGGCCTCTCCGAGCTTCCTTTTACCTCTACAGATTCTTCATTTATATTCTGAGGTATTCCTTTCAATATAACATCATTCTTTCTCATCTTCTTCGGGTATTCTTCTATCTTCTTAGATTTTCCTTCTTTCTCTTCTGAACTTGCGTCCGCCCTCTCAGGACTTTCTTCTACCTCTACAGATTCTTCATTTATATTCTCAGGTGATCCTTTAAACATTACATAATTCTTTTTCATCTTCTTCGGGTATTCTTCTTTATTTCCAGATTTTCCTTCCTCCTCTTCTGAACTTGCGTCCGCCCTCTCAGGACTTTCTTCTACCTCCACAGATTCTTCATTTATATTCTCAGGCATTCCTTTCAacataacataattttttttcatctttttcgGGTATTTTTCTATCTTCTTAGATTTTCCTTCTTTCTCTTCTGAACTTGCGTCCGCCCTCTCAGGACTTTCTTCTACCTCCACAGATTCTTCATTCATATTCTGAGGTATTCCTTTCAACATAACATCATTCTTTCTCATCTTCTTCGGATATTCTTCTATCTTCACAGATTTTTCTTCCACCACTTCTGAACTTGCGTCTGGCCTCTCCGAGCTTCCTTTTACCTCTACAGATTCTTCATTTATATTCTCAGGTATTCCTTTCAACATTACATCATTCTTTCTCATCTTCTTCGGATATTCTTCTATCTTCACAGATTTTTCTTCCACCACTTCTGAACTTGCGTCCGGCCTCTCAGGGATTCCTTTTACCTCTACAGATTCTTCATTCATATTATGAGGTATTCCTTTCAAAATAACATCATTCTTTCTCATCTTCTTCGGATATTCTTCTGTCTTCACAGATTTTTCGTCCACCACTTCTGAACTCTCGTCCGGCCTCTCAGGGCTTCCTTTTACCTCTACAGATTCTTCATTTATATTCTCAGGTATTCCTTTCAACATTACATCATTCTTTCTCATCTTCTTCGGATATTCTTCTATCTTCACAGATTTTTCTTCCACCACTTCTGAACTTGCGTCCGGCCTCCCAGGGCTTCCTTTTACCTCTACAGATTCTTCATTTATATTCTCAGGTATTCCTTTCAACATAACATCATTCTTTCTCATCGTCTTCGGATATTCTTCTATCTTCACAGATTTTTCTTCCACCACTTCTGAACTTGCGTCCGGCCTCTCGGGGCTTTCTTTTACCTCTACAGATTCTTCATTTATATTCTGAGGTATTCCTTTCAAAATAACATCATTCTTTCTCATCTTCTTCGGATATTCTTCTATCTTCACAGATTTTTCGTCCACCACTTCTGAACTCTCGTCCGGCCTCTCAGGGCTTCCTTTTACCTCTACAGATTCTTCATTTATATTCTCAGGTATTCCTTTCAACATTACATCATTCTTTCTCATCTTCTTCGGATATTCTTCAATCTTCACAGATTTTTCTTCCACCACTTCTGAACTTGCGTCCGGCCTCTCAGGGATTCCTTTTACCTCTACAGATTCTTCATTCATATTCTGAGGTATTCCTTTCAACATAACATCAGTCTTTCTCATCTTCTTCGGATATTCTTCTATATTCACAGAAGGGCTTCCTTCTACCTCTACAGATTCTTCATTTATATTCTGAGGTATTTCTTTCAACATAACATCATTCTTTTTCATCTTCTTCGGATATTCTTCTATCTTCTCAGATTCTTCTTCCACCACTTCTGAACTTGCGTCTGGCCTCTCAGGGCTTCCCTTTCCCTCTACAGATTCTTCATTTATATTCCCAGGTATTAATTTCAACATAGCATCATTCTTTTTCATCTTCTTCGGATATTCTTCTATCTTCTCAAATTTTTCTTCCACGACTTCTGAACTTGCGTCCGGCCTCTCAGGACTTCCTTTTACCTCTACAGATTCTTCATttatattctgaggttttctttTCAACATAACATCATTCTTTTTCATCTTCTTCGGATATTCTTCTATCTTCTCAGATTTTTCTTCCACCACTTCTGAACTTGCGTCCGGCCTCTCAGAGCTTCCTTTTACTTCTACAGATTCTTCATTTATATTCTGAGGTATTCCTTTCAACATAACATCATTCTTTTTCATCTTCTTCGGATATTCTTCTATCTTTCCAGATTTTCCTTCCTCCTCTTCTGAACGTGCGACCGCTCTCTCAGAACTACCTTTTACTTCCTCAGGATTTTTCCTTTTGATCTCAACAGAACTCGTTTCTATCTTCGGCGGTTCCGTTTCCATCTCCTTCAATTTTCCTTTCATCTTCTTGAGTTTTCGTTCCATCTCTTCAGGTTTTCCCTCCATTTTCAGTTTCATTTCTGGAATAAAATGATTCATCTAATTCGATATTGAATAAAGATTTCTACTCACCATTTCCAGGTAGATCATTGCTTATATACCTACTTCGGTTTTGATGATTCCAATCTCTCAGTTTTTCTTGTGGGATTCCAATAACTACTAGAATATTGGACAActatgaattaaaaaaatttcatgtgaataaaataaattggACTGAATTTTTGCAACTTAATAGCCCGGAATAGAGTGTCGCAATTCAACTGAGACCTTTAGATGGAAATCTTGATGAGATCACGTGTGGTTATTTTCGAGATTTTTCCTACTTACCGCTCTTAGCTCTTCCGTTTACTGGATTCGATTCAGGTGATTCAATAccaatattttccatttcttctCTAGATTGCCCTGAAATAAATTCATATCAACTAAAAGTATCCTACCATACCCTTACATAATACACAATACCATTTACCATAATTTCAGATGATATAATcggtttttggattttaaagTTCTGATCaccgaatgaataatattgTTCTCTTGATGTCGCGTTCCCTTTTTTGTACGGGGTTGTTGTAATTGACGCTAAAaagaataaaattataattacgaAGTTAATTCATTATCTGCTACTTCACAGCGTAAATATTTTCAGGTCAAAAGGCAATGCAAACAATCaattattaatttttaattCCTTTTCCTATTTTTTTACTATCTCGCTTTCCTTCCGATTTGATTTTAGAATACTTGAGATCGTAAAAAAACCTGAATCATTTGAACTGTTAAAACCGAAAtactctataatttttgaaaaatgttaaaGAACTCTAGAAGCTAATTGAATATCATCAGCAAAAGTAtcttaaaaaatcataaaaaatattatatgacGTACTCATTAAATTTTTCCTAGTCGCTGGATAACCCAATActgatatttttatatttccattatTTCCTACATTCGTACTATTCATACCTGAAATATTAAACATATAATGTGTTCAAACAAAACAATTCGGCAATATATCAACCAAAATTGTCGATATTCTGCCAAATAGCATCAAAAATCTATCCAATgcacgtaaaatatattttaattaATGGTCCTAAGTACGACTCTGTCGTCCTATTCCTTTGTAGGCCTTAGACAAAAGAAAGAGGCTCTTTCTTTTGTCTAAGGCTCAATGCGACCTCTCTGGATCTGTTTTGAAGCTGTGGGAACCTTTTCTTATGTGTTGCCTATTCAAAAACTGTCTTATTTCTGAATAGGCAACACATTGAACACGAGGCTGTATTTTGAATAGtaaaaaaatgagaaatatggcctaatataaattaaaacaaaacaaattataAATTGTGAAATAAAAAGAAGATTTAATAACCAAGAGTTTTCAATATTCCAAGTAATCCTTGAACGGAGGTTTTAAGAAAGGTGGCAGTTTTTGGGAGATAAGAAAAGTATGCATTCATATTTCGTTATTATATTTAGGACTGGCTTTTTGCGTTCAAGTCTCAACTTACCTTTTGAGCTTTTACTATCAGTTGGGGTAATTCTCAAAACAACGTCAATATTATTCCCTTTCGACTGACCTAAGAAAAATTTTTAGGTATATTTTTAGCCAGAATCAAAGGAACAGGTTTATAAAATTGTTATCACTTTGAAACAACTCTTGCCTGATTGATAATTGATGGACTCTCCCTTCATGATATCATTTTTACTTCCGTCTCCTTCATTTTCTATCTTAAGCTTGTTGAATCTTTCTCTCTCCCCAGAATCAAATGTGGAGTTTTCACCTGAAGCTCTGTCAGAACCTTCATTGTGTTTAGTCGAGGAAGACTTATTCGCATTGATCATACGCTATAGAAAAACTATCGAATTAATAAAGGAAATTAAGCTAGAGAAACACTATTTAACAAATTTGTTAAACGGAAAGAAAGAGTTGAATATATTatcttaattattatttttcaaaagttcaaaGATGAGTGAAAACAGAACTCTTTCTAATTTCAAATCATGACAAATACCCACCACTAACTCAAACTCACTTTTTCTGAGAGTGTCAAACTGTATTCGAGTAGTTTAATTTTGTGTCCATCAGAACTCAGTTCCGATGATTGTCCATAACTTATGCGATAAGTGAGGGATGGAGCTATAAccgaaattgttttttctatcaAATGAGCCAAGTTTGTGGGTAGACTTCTATTGGCGCCTTTTGGGGGTTTGATTTCGTAGAAAGCTTCAACCTCACCACCACCGGTTTTTCTCAAATGGCCTACAACTTTTACCAAGAGTTCCGATATGCTTCTGCTGAAATCTTCCTCAACATTGGCTTCTGTAGAATTCGAGTAGTCCAAAACGACTGTAATAAAACCAGTTATATTCTGTTTCAATTGAATTCTtgatttattcagaaaaaattcttgaatcATACATACCTTTTTCCCATTTTTCACAAAATGTAACATCGAAAACGATCAGGAATATCAAGCAAGAAATTCCTGAAAGTATAAGCTGCATCTCGCTgaatagaaataataataagttcaTCAAGGATTAAATAAGCCATACCTTATAAACAATTTCGGGCATCATTAATCACGCTGATTGTTTTTTCTTGTCATTAAGTAAGGTAACAATATAAGAGAGTGAAACTCGTAGGTGGAACATTAGCTGCTTTAAAAAATGGAAACAGAAAATTATTGATTCATCTTCAGCAGAATCGTTTCTGATTCCTGAATATTGTGCAttttataatctttgatatcaACCCATAAATAGTGGATGCGCATATTGTTTGCCATGAATAAAATTGGCGCATTCACCTGATTAAAATCTTCATAATTCAGTAtcatctttgagtattcaatggGGGTTAATATAATACTCAAGGGTATCATCTAATCTTGGAACCTTCTgttgaattctttttttttgcgtTCAGCTTAAGTGAAGTTTAGTCGGGAGACATACCAGAGGGTATTTGAGTAGTCCACAGATTTGATAATACACATGTTACAAAGATTAATTTTGTATTATTACTATGTATTTCGACTATGAAAAGGTTGTACATACCTCGAAAACTTTCATGCTATTCGTTATTCGCCATAAATTGATGATTTAATGCATAATAACAAgtttatttgaatggatttcAACCTTAAAATGTAATTGAGAAGAAAAGAGTATCCACATCCAGTTTAGCATTCGGCTTAAGGGTAATAATGGAAACTGACAGATTAGAAACCAGATATAACCTCCGATTATCTCCttcatttcaataaaacaatattgataaaaatacTCATATATTTATTTGATACTTAAGACGCCTAAATTGATAACAATATCTAAAATATACTTAAACACAAATGAAGCCAACAAAAACAAAGAACCCTGCCTATATAATACAGTTctacatattaatttttttaaatctgtaTATTCACAACATTAAATTGGTTTATATAACAGTGTCGTAACATATTTCTTGCGATACCTGTGGGTGGCACTCAAAACCATAACACCATCCTTAATAGAGAGAGCATACAGATGGTTCAGCATCACATGATTCGGTTCAGGTAATAAGGTTGGCTCACACTAAAAAAGAAATCAAGTGAACTGAACAAAGAAATATATTATTTGGCTTACCGATAATGGTGTGTCTTTATTCAGAATAACTTGTAAGAGATGAGGTGGTAAAACAGGaggttcattgaatttttcccAAGGTTTGTTTGCGGGGATTTCTTGGGAAAACTCTTTTTGTGCATCATTTTCAGAACCCTCCTGGTCTTTGTCTAAGGCttcgaaaacttcaaaatctgaTTTCTTCACAGATATCAGGTTATTTTTTATTCCAGATGGGTCTTCTACAGTCTTGTTTGATGGATCATTTTTCCACTCTCCGTCAacgaaaaatttatattgatgctCCCCTTCGGGTAGGTCGATTATAGTGACAAAATCCAAACCCAAATGAGATTTTACCATGGGTATTGCCTTCCATTCAGAGAAAGTACCAGTAATGTAAACATCCTTTCCACCACCTTCCCACCTGAATACTGTTGGAGTCTTATCACTAGTTGTGCTAGTCTCTATTTGAGACCCTTCGGACGCAGTATTCCATCTCTCGAAGGAAAGATTGGGCGGTTTAGAATAAAATTGCTCCTCTTCGTCCTGAGAATGCTGCATCACAATCTTATCTGTTTTTTTGTCGAACACAAACGCTTGACCCTCTTTGACTGGCGATGATGGAGCAGTTTCCCCAGAAGACTTGTGACGTTCTCTTTGGGAGCCTCCTGCATTTCCCATGATTTAAAACTGATTTCCACTAATTGACTTCTGATTTAAAGTCAAGCACCTAACCTTGAattaatggaaaaacaaaaacttaGGAAATGTCAACCAACGAGCATAAACAAGAACGATCACAGAGTAGAGACTATCGCACCATAGAACACTATTATACACTCGCGCCTTATTTTTTAGGCAATTACGAACAGATGAAACACAtaaggcctgttttggttcgctttaaggatggttccagaacggttcaaaacagtcgcacatttatttattcagcgtaagctcgcgcgtagcatgTGTGTAGCTTCCCATAGcattgctgctccactactttgaaccgattcggaaccgcctaaagtgcgaaccaaaacaaagccataaaataaaaagaattaGCAAAAATAAGTAAACTAGAAGGTGTAGCATTGAggtgaaaaaattatcaatatttcatttttcgttataaaaaatttccttcGGGCCGGATTTGAACCAGCGACCTATGGATGTCCAACGTTTATTAGCCACTACAGTCCACCGCTCTACCAACTGAGCTACCGAAGGTATGCATTATTGTAAGATAATCCAATATAAGATTATATTCACGTGCCCAAATGAATAGAAGCACCTTATAGGTAATCTTTTCTTCTCGCTTACTAAACACCTATGGAATGTACCCTCCATAAGCAACATGATTTAATGGCAAAATCGAACATTAATTAATCTTCTTTTTGGACAATTTTATCACAGCATGAGCTATAATGTTAAATATATGACTTCAAT
This genomic stretch from Coccinella septempunctata chromosome 7, icCocSept1.1, whole genome shotgun sequence harbors:
- the LOC123317369 gene encoding titin-like isoform X2, which translates into the protein MNLLLFLFSEMQLILSGISCLIFLIVFDVTFCEKWEKVVLDYSNSTEANVEEDFSRSISELLVKVVGHLRKTGGGEVEAFYEIKPPKGANRSLPTNLAHLIEKTISVIAPSLTYRISYGQSSELSSDGHKIKLLEYSLTLSEKRMINANKSSSTKHNEGSDRASGENSTFDSGERERFNKLKIENEGDGSKNDIMKGESINYQSGQSKGNNIDVVLRITPTDSKSSKGMNSTNVGNNGNIKISVLGYPATRKNLMTSITTTPYKKGNATSREQYYSFGDQNFKIQKPIISSEIMVNGQSREEMENIGIESPESNPVNGRAKSVIGIPQEKLRDWNHQNRSRYISNDLPGNEMKLKMEGKPEEMERKLKKMKGKLKEMETEPPKIETSSVEIKRKNPEEVKGSSERAVARSEEEEGKSGKIEEYPKKMKKNDVMLKGIPQNINEESVEVKGSSERPDASSEVVEEKSEKIEEYPKKMKKNDVMLKRKPQNINEESVEVKGSPERPDASSEVVEEKFEKIEEYPKKMKKNDAMLKLIPGNINEESVEGKGSPERPDASSEVVEEESEKIEEYPKKMKKNDVMLKEIPQNINEESVEVKGSPERPDESSEVVDEKSVKIEEYPKKMRKNDVILKGIPQNINEESVEVKESPERPDASSEVVEEKSVKIEEYPKTMRKNDVMLKGIPENINEESVEVKGSPGRPDASSEVVEEKSVKIEEYPKKMRKNDVMLKGIPENINEESVEVKGSPERPDESSEVVDEKSVKTEEYPKKMRKNDVILKGIPHNMNEESVEVKGIPERPDASSEVVEEKSVKIEEYPKKMRKNDVMLKGIPENINEESVEVKGSSERPDASSEVVEEKSVKIEEYPKKMRKNDVMLKGIPQNMNEESVEVEESPERADASSEEKEGKSKKIEKYPKKMKKNYVMLKGMPENINEESVEVEESPERADASSEEEEGKSGNKEEYPKKMKKNYVMFKGSPENINEESVEVEESPERADASSEEKEGKSKKIEEYPKKMRKNDVILKGIPQNINEESVEVKGSSERPDASSEVVEEKSVKIEEYPKKMRKNDIMLKGIPQNINEESVEVKESPERPDASSEVVEEKSVKIEEYPKKMKKNYVMFKGSPENINEESVEVEESPQRADASSEQKEGKSKKIEEYPKKTKKNYVMFKGSPENINEESVEVEESPERADASSEEKEGKSKKIEEYPKKMKKNYVMFKGSPENINEESVEVEESPERADASSEQKEGKSKKLEEYPKKMKKNYVMFKGSPENINEESVEVEESPERADASSEQKEGKSKKIEEYPKKTKKNYVMFKGSPENINEESVDVEESPERADASSEEKEGKSKKIEEYPKKMKKNYVMFKGSPENINKESVEVEESPERADASSEEKEGKSQKIEEYPKKMKKNYVMFKGSPENINEESVEVKESPERADASSEEEEGKSGKKEEYPKKMKKNYVMFKGSPEKINEESVEVEESPERADASSEEEEGKSGKKEEYPKKMKKNYVMFKGSPENINEESVEVKESPERADASSEEEEGKSGKKEEYPKKTKKNYVMFKGSPENINEESVEVEESPERADASSEEKEGKSKKIEEYPKKMKKNYVMFKGSPENINEESVEVKESPERADASSEEEEGKSGKKEEYPKKMKKNYVMFKGSPENINEESVEVEESPERADASSEEEEGKAGKIEEYPKKMKKNDVMLKGIPEDLNEESVEVEGSPERAYPNYRAVKKMDGDKQRPKKDYGIKARSALKYSVQHQIPEDVVPKKPDSSGPKQRPDENDYDKVTRSRSKYLVQNPRPKENSSKLPEAMDKDQIPDRKNSKGKMNKLKWVRNPSFEENWKSLLKAGLGNDEDVASKKPESEGRKQRPDENDYDKVTRSRSKYSVQNPRPKENSSKLPEAIDKDQIPERKNSKGMMNKLKWSRNPSFKENWKSFLNADQGDDEVVATKKPESEGKKKTEKIKVSDSTANNKEVDNVVSPKPKHRVFYKKKPGNRNNNLASRNVNPSSKRTMKDSLIPTHVESTEMKFRTVQDSDEIIDNLSEDSEESKYSSKVWKSKKKYKESANKLPPSSKKSVIDRLKPKRNYKDSRYLLSKPNLKHASGEFPAENSKYKIAGRKSSAKSMELSAEVVSLRTKYSGNRQNSMESTDEEEENEDKSSEKYFSARPIRIVSSTKSLKKPLIAELIRDLDMEEFDEDAPNSVLFTFKIPKRTMKNTEMNQIIEDINLELQDMEPASTIYPAHFVVNNDNDISIKILVDLPPVRSMAVLKSLERFPNIKDDYMEITNLDDVTSKIDEELEYELYMSRIVDSGNKIPLQLRFKIKNKRGTLPAFLKIVNQHLSTIPGVRVRGYGSKKIGKKWRICTIRLFVEYSTEQAHKGLKAAPEKKAIKKRYNGPFDWDWTIF